The Corythoichthys intestinalis isolate RoL2023-P3 chromosome 2, ASM3026506v1, whole genome shotgun sequence DNA segment tccggcggtggccatttacagctgtgtcttgacacttcggtgatacatgctacgttTTTGGATGGAAACAAGGTCAGTACGTGATAACATTTCGTTAAacacatggtgtctttaatgatgctctctcatgctctcacctggagttaccggaaagccacaaaaagacataTATAATGCAGTCGAACAGAAGCGCgagaattatggacacagcaggcGAACTGACTTACATACTGTCCATGATCTTTTCTACCTTGTTGCCGtttggattgcttattatgggacaatatcgatgtattagatacattagATGCTTAATTCATAAAGCCTAGGTCCTAGATTCAAGGCTAAATACTATTAATAGATAGTGTTATGTACTCACGTTTATATGTTCCCTTTATGCatatggagccttttattctcaTTATGTCgcattcacattctttaatcattaatgaaaaaaaattttaaaagcccacagcaaaaattaaaatatcatGGTATTGAAATTTAACCCCTAAAATTcccctggaaatgttttttctttgcacagattaaaatcaaGCCAAAATGCAGTAAAGTTATCATCGTTTAGCCATgcttatttacaaaataaaacacagggccAAATTAAATTTAGAGAccaattttctttattattgtacatCCACACACATGTctgaggctaggttcatactgcaggtcatgaagcacaattctgatttttttgtcatatctgttttttggcgcGCCCTtttagactgcctttgtccgttTGCCCGTTCAAGTACTCAGGCATGAAAATAGGTCAGAGGTTAAAAAGGTGTGAagagtgtggaggaaatatgttccggtacactgtgcaactagggctgtcccaaatgactaattttctcccgattagtcagccgactatttttacgattacgattttttttcttccttttttacattttttaaaactaatttagcaatgacttttgatgacgcttattctagtaattcacaaaaacattctagaacacttaaattctttaataaagcACAaataaacacctaaataacaacaaatcgcacaaacaatgaggtcaaatgctgatagcattaactagtgcaaaaaaattcagaacactgcgcctttccaacatgattcaaaacaattcttaaaaagatATCTGgctttaatattatagtatactactatatttaatagtagtataatcatTGCCaaacagatttttcataaagggtgtcattttaaagctattctaagTGTAGAGttggaattctgaagtatgtgggattaactccagaaattgttagttatatgacgaacatgacgtgcttttatttgaaATGTTTACCGGAAGTATGTTCGCTAACCTGCCAACAggcagctttacactccgcaaaaaaaaggtctttttgtcattgcatgtggtgtcagtaaccaatttttttcattcgcAAATGCTGttcaccagcgatttttcatgttttaagtgtcaccttttaacatcaagtttgcgttttggagaagactggcaatgttttatagcaggctaaagtaggttctttttttccccattagcctcaatgtagcaaggcTAACGTTTAGTGTTtattatagatgtgtttccttattttatatgtctgaactttataattctacggcgtgttgatgaccaataaacatctgtgaaaggaagtgggagtctcatatgccatcaacatgcacgtgtacatgcacgcacaaatgtatgcacgcacgcacgcgacgataaaacgcagccgtgaaaatgaccgccctcaattttatttaccgtgcaataaatggactcattgcatatcgcaacaggcttagcaacttcaataaaacacgtcgttagttagttagatggacgtcCAATGTGTCTGCTTttaattgtctcctgtcgtcttccaaaattacaactgggtgacggcgctttaggtgttaatTCAAGGCTgatgtgcagccaagcttggcattgaagagacaggacacagcaGTTTACCCTCctctgtttcgttgaaataaatcagtgttttggacactctggtgcgtttttttggctttgtgccgctttccccgcttacaTACTAAGCGTCcgactttggaaaaaaaaaaaagtcccccccccttaaaaatgttCTCCTTGGATCCGCAGAATTCACGTagctcaccctttttgactttaaaacggcaaatttcgccgaaaggtaagggattttcatgcctgttttaAGTAACTATTACTTTGAggcgtaatctgtgacaacattgATTACATGTAATATGCAATCCATTATACGATAAAAATCCTGACACTCCAGAACAAATTAAtttcgtatcttgaggtaccactgtaatgcaTAATATATAGCAGAAAATCTAAATCCCTTTTCTAAGAAttttgaagccaaaatgtcctccaattccGGAATGACTCACAATCTACCAATATTCACACTTACTTTTCCCCTGCAGCTCGCCAGCGAACCATCAGGCCCTTATGATGCCCGCTACTAATGACTCCCATTGGGTTTTTTTTCGTTAATTTTCATCCACGgatcaacaactttttttttttcagctatcACCTTTGTGATTTGCTGTCATGTATGCAAAAACCTATTCATCCATATTTATTATGCATAAATGTTGAGTTAATCCAAAATATTCTATCAAATGACTCAAAACTATATGTCATTTATGAATAAATGAAGTCAATAAAGTTGCAGACTGAGAAAAAGTTCCACTTTAATCTTGTTTTTAACAGTGCaaaacatcactttttcatcTTTTGGATACAATTTACGTTGCACATTTAACAGAGTTCTTTACTCTTTCTTGTTGCCCCATTTGGCCATCTTGTTGTTGACGGGTGTTTTCATGAATCTGTTAGATTTCATGTAGGCCGCAATCTTCTCTTGTGCCTGCAATGGCCAAAGACAAATCATGGACAAAATTTCTGATCAGTGTTCAGATTAAAATGatgaaattagtgctgcaacgattaattaagtaattcgattacaaaaaagcttcaaatgattattttaattagagtgacgttgtattggtttgtttggaaagtgtttgcatttagtttgattgatttgggtggattcaCTGCCCTCTACCTAtttgcaacagtgaatatatcatctaatatggctgaatccagctgctccctggtaAAACCAACACAAGGTaggttttttgtttgagctaaataTTTCGCAGTTTTTGGTGGGAATgtgtgaacgatttgttaagagctttgtaaaaaaaaaaaaaaaaaaaaaattataacatttaagctaatggacttttgctaagcaagttagccaactgttatgATGTTGTACTGAGATCCGCATTTAGCTTTTTACAAtatagcgatacaacaattattgagactggtcaggaaatcattctacaaaacaactaataaacagaaaaacaaattcTTTccttccttctgctgtgaattataATGACTTTATCACTAGAAGAAACCCAATCCAGTTTCAGTGggaaggatggcagcgaatgaatggattggatgtccatggCAATcagatggcagccaatgagttcaattttggggcatttcaagtcatttcctgttgattttgggtcactttctattgcttTTGGGGCCCTTACAGAtaatttcctgctgattttggcttactgaacaggtagtgaccctggaatgtcctaaaatgaacaggatgtgATCTTAAAATTCACCTACAACCGGGAAGACcaaccaatgccaggcaattagctaatttcagggcatttcatgtcattaCCGGTTGATTTTGCtcactttcttttccttttgggtcactttactgttggttttgggtaacGCTGCAACAACCAATCGATCaaattgattaataaattagttgccaactaatttgatcatcgattttaatcgtttgtgtccttgtttgtgtgtaatgtaagGCCGCGCGTGTGCGCCAGTGATAAGAAAAGGAGAGAgaaagagttcactgctacactcaggttggctTGCAGAGTCAATAATATTTCGTGtcaagagttagattgtcttttgtgttattagatccagtgtgcctctgtcAGAGGTAAGTATATGAAGCCAAATGTATAGTTGatgagtaagggtgtaacggtacatgtatttgtattgaactgtttcggtacgtggtgctcggttcggaacaaaggcgtaccgaacgagtttctgacgtaatgtaacccttacttttcgaggctgtgagttgatcgggttacagtttctttgtgtagattatatttactctgtcttctctactataatgaggaccaacacggcaggacaatataacccagaaatgtcaacggtgcgacaacatggccgccgcgagaacgcagtgaaacgcggacgttaaagtcaatcagccaatgcacaccagtcgcactgcggccgcgtgttagacgcatcccagaagcggttcaacacgacgcacgcgaaaagaacggcagagtttattatttgacgcgagacgcaagcctcctgcatcaatactactaccggtagctaggatcgggcagactggaagtcactcgtgtaaaaatacggtggatccagtcgattttcaaactaatatgcaatcgtaacccactttttgagtccatcagatcttttgagtggtagatcggggcacagttgacttgtctttgttgatttactgctggtcTTCTCTGCTATTACAGTAGccaacatggccccgtgttcaatacaaaaccctcctaccacaacaaaacaagtaggaactaatattcacataggaactaaagttatacaacataaaatatacaatataaatgaatactaaatcacatttgtaaaatataaacacataataaaataaataatagcccatttaaataaaataaattgaaatgagcgatAACACCTGGAatgaaataataagaataatacacagatcctgcttacacaattaaatttattaatttctgtgtggcgctttaacttgagaatatccaccaataaagcttctgAAAACAGtttataagaaaaaaagaatgattaattgaggcatttcatttgtaaaatacatgttaaaatctttgtcattgagattgcttttctctttagcacaggacttcttttttcttcttccctttagaaagaaagctgaccaatacgcagggtctgaaaggcaaattgttgttggattatctttaaatacccgcgattttttgagcagaattctagctttgtatgggCTAATGTTccgattgttgaaagcacaaaggtgtgtaataaacaactagcacatttatattttgcattttgttttcttattgtactgaaaatgaaccgaacggtgacctcaaaaccaaggtgcgtaccgaaccgagatttttgtgtacctagggttgccacctttcagaaatagaaataaggggcgccccccccctcgcgcccaaagccttacgggcgaaaaaaaggggcatccccaaaactcctaaaatgcatagaaatgtatgtatttttagatgagaaaactgtattgtgcacttTGTGGacatggcagtttccttgcagcagattgtttagtttttttcctgcaggttagtgaaaacgaagttgtgaatattgtaattaacatttgtgttgtcggcactgaatccggtcacgtgatgcattgacaagccaaatttcttaagggaatgttccaggatagctacaattccagcagctgactaGTCTGCATTCTTtgtgaagtccagcattttgttggtgagcccAGACTCTGGATTGAAGTcctggacagcaaggggaacatcttcctgctcaatttattcgaggcattggtctgtatggagaatgggatgggtgatGTTAAGATCTTAagcacatcacccactgcctttggacccaggacttgtttcaacagtgcctcttgcttgttctccccaaaataattttcttcaccattttggaatcacataaaaatcttctgattcagcctgtgtccacagtcagcactattgtagctctggctggctacgttttactgtgtggtatacctgtgtcacctcagctgcagtaatttagagggtaggactgggatgatgtcaaattcactATTAATCAATCATTAGATAGCATATATTTGCAGTAGGACTATTTAgtcagtgtttatttgctgttaatctattaggaatCATTCCAAATGAGTAGCATTAGTTAGTgtaacaaaataacatgttctttatgggtatataaattcattccatattgattgataataaatgcatgtttaaaaaaaaaaaaaaaatcaacattcctaaaaataatcaaccgtagtagcaactgaaatagcctagctatgctcctatcaatgcaagatgtatgaaggtaaatataaatatatatatttatatattactataatatattagggctgcgcgatatggccttaaacatgtatcacgataaattgagcagatttatctcgataacgataaatgacgataaattcgcccaagcggactgttatataatttgaaaatctgaatcaatgcatgaaatacagattaactatttcttgttgatttatttaccagcattcaatttgatatactgtatttaacaattgtacatgcagtctaaacattaagtttataaaaatgtattgtaagcaataagaattcaagtatgaacatttataacagcgtgtatgacttgaacaatgtacattgtcaaaatcaatatgcctgtgcaaacatgtaattgtaacacaaatgacttgcagcttgaacagtacacttcaaaaagacaacttattgttaatggctgctgtgacataattattaaatacaagtgtttactttatggtttaaggtttttttttcccccccagtgcattttctaataaatgcacgcacaataaaaatagctgggaccatttctcggtcattataagttttgccgttggattgtactttatgctgaatgctttaccatcacaaaagctatcagaggaatcacacacagacagatacaaaataacgccacatagtaattgctagatgcagtccgtgcccaatccactcattaagttcagccgtttcgacaaggttagaaccGCTATCCGGCTcaataacgttcatttgtagcgttagccgctagctagcgttagcctggctaccagtagaaagcactgaaagcaccatctccggaaatcgtgagaacaaaggaggacagcgggtgaaagcccgtctggatgccaccaagagtctactaaatgtcggttgaaagtttggtgaacctcccttaagccacactccatcacgttttgcttgtagcattagctgctagcgttagcttaccgggcttttgtttgattggcttcctgatgatcacgtgactccctacgtaagcacattcactgctttcttaaagggaaatgaacatagacgaacaacacagaatcaatgcgggatgaaaagactatattttcttgttttattaatttaccgaatttaccgacatggtcaaaattacgtcggtcatcgttaagaatttcggtgacggtaaattttcggtttaccgccctgctctataatatataatagtaatacatatacaagagcataataacataccaaatcaagctcaggggatgtttcaggtacaaagaattgtgacgaaggctcttctgggatcttatattccgttTGTGGAGGTGAACCCCTGCAGCATGCCGTTTTACACTTCCAtgagacactgcaaaaactttcctgcctgccttgcagttcgctttataatcattatcagtgactctatcgagccactccagtctatttttttggagacgtttcccCTTTTGAGGATTACGTGGGGTGTCCTGAACTTCTAATGTTGAAGAGACATTTAGTTTTGAAAACGCACGGGGCGGTGCACTGAGCAGAGAGCgaggtaactaggcaacgaacccggaagtggagcgcagtgcaggctgcagggcagacagcagtgggcaggcagataactatcttgctgtctttaatatctcctgccctttttgttcattattgttggctcagtggtcaCGCATGAGtgcaggtgtgtgtttgtgtgtgaaagaCGTGCATGGGCTGGGCGCACCGCACGCAGGAGCCGTGGGTCGCGCGGGTTCGacccatgggacaattgtgaaatacggaataaactgcgttccgtattggttcaatacagaacgcaacttttaattcccaattacggaacgattccgtatttcaagggacgggtggcaagcctatgtGTACCGTTATACCCCTTgcatgagacgttactacttagcgcTAAACTAGTTAGCAATTATGCTAattagtgtcttaagtgtccgtttgtattgtgttctggagaagcatattagcacttgagttattgttagattaatagattacaaaaataatcgttagttgcagccctagtttggggggtatttacaggtcccttcctgttgattttgggtcactgaaaaagaagtgactcaaaatgaacaggaagtgacctgtaaacgcccacaaaagactggctgtaaattctttggtttcagtgccattgacggcgctagacgtacaATTAATTTTGACTTGGGGTGAATGAATCAACGCTTGAGTTAACATAGATACTATTCTAGCAGAaaattttgtagtttttttttttttttttttttttttttttaaagtaaacacctttttaaaacgacatatcgattcttggcgggagcatatcgataacattTTGAGATACAAAGTATCGTATATAAGTATATTATCATttcgatatacagtatattgtctcAACCCTACATTGCCCGTTGCGATTAAGAACCACTGGATTAGAATTTTCCCAATGGGGTGTGTACCTGCAGCATTTATTCCTATCCAAGCGTCCATGTAAAGTCCAATGTAGAATCAAAAGAAGATAAACTCCTACCTCAAACCTATCCAAAAGGTCTTTGAGGTTCTTGAAATCATCCAGGCAGGATGGATGAAACATTCGGTGTTGGTCCAACAGCTCGTACATGATGAAGTCCACAAAAGTAATCTGTTAAACAGAAagccatttttagctttgatacCTCAGCCGACTTTCTATCCAGCAAATGACTTATCACCTTATCACCAGCGAACCACTTCCGGTCCCCCAAGAATTTGGAGAACTGCTGAAGTACATCCGGCAGCGCTTTCAGGTAACCTGGCTTTATGTTTTCCTAAAGTGTTGAGAAGGGATTTAGAACTGCAGACTTGGCTCTAGTCCAATCGTACACTGATACTCACAAAGTCGAGATAACACATTCTCACAAAGCCGTTCCTAAAATCCATGGCCTGGTTCTCTATGATGTCTACGCGAACCTTCTCTTCCTCATTCTCTCCACCTGTAAATCAAATTTAAGCTTTAAGAATGTTTTTCTTGAAGAAGCCTTGGAGACTCTTGCCTTCCCAAGGGcaagaggcaacaacaaaagacAGTTTTTGCTTTCCTAGAATGTGCTGACACACATGTATTAATCCCACCTACATGCATACACATAGCCAACAAAATTcaatgtttcccaccaatgaacgagactgtggcgggccgcttgccccccccccaccggaaaaaaaaaaaaaaagataatcagatgcgtcagtcaaccgattacacagctgtagcccattCCACTCTACTActcgctcgcgcgggtagtagagtagcattttagagtagcatattattattattattattttttaaggccgcttcaaactagcggcagccgagtgggaggagttcagcggacacctattcattgtgtattgtagcgtaatgttcgtaactatgcaggcccccccttaagagacgcaaggggaacgagtaggaagaatgggagaacgagcgagatagcgagagatagcggtcgcatgtcgtagcagcccgctgttattttgttattgtttttctttattattgttactacaatcaagtgggtaagcacTTGagtaatacagacttctctccttcttccccacatccggggcattacaatagtttggatcggacttttcggcgaaagtgagcggtggacggccgtcttggacggaaagcgaactttgattgaacttgcgcggagaggcggggcccaaaataaagccttgctctattttcagagcgttggtcacagtaaaatatttattagttcaagcagagtaaaatgatacatattcacggtacaagaacgtcgtttccgtgtccatcgattggtaagataaggctgtttgtacgagtgacgtgtggccgctcccgtcaggggggacatttcgcgtggagtggctatttttcggcacaacagcggcgcgccaacttcagacaattacggctgacgaaactttgataaatgcgcccccccccaatttcgcgagctctgggacactcgaaaaataactctcatacctctccttgctaagttaatggtacctcgatgtgcgtttgtgtggaaatttagttcacgaacaacggggaaaaaactattcaccttctcaccgactcAAGTAAAActttttacacggctattagaattcccccagtcctgtaaatgggtcagctgagagaaggactgttattgttgtggtaatgtagtacttatgagggtcaaataaaaaggaaaaaggaggactacgacggcggtctgaaacccgcggctctcgggccgcatgcggctctttagcgctgcttcggagcttttttttttaatggaaaaagatgggggagggaaatatattttttgttttaataggatttctaggaggacaaacatgacacaaacattcattcaattcactaatattgtaatgaagttaaacttgtggtggcattgtacaacagagtagtcatgtGGTGCGCTgtaggctaattatgtatttctagccaacttagtcatttctatagtaggctaatatagctagtatcgataattaaaaggcttgtacaaggcttttaattttttgctgctccagacatactgtattagttttttttttttttttttgggggggtgaaaatatggc contains these protein-coding regions:
- the LOC130908216 gene encoding glutathione S-transferase Mu 3-like; this translates as MMKLAYWDIRGLAQPIRLLLEYTGTQYEDKFYSCGEAPDYDKSCWLDEKDKLGMDFPNLPYLVDGKRKIVQSNAIMRYIARKHNLCGENEEEKVRVDIIENQAMDFRNGFVRMCYLDFENIKPGYLKALPDVLQQFSKFLGDRKWFAGDKITFVDFIMYELLDQHRMFHPSCLDDFKNLKDLLDRFEAQEKIAAYMKSNRFMKTPVNNKMAKWGNKKE